The following DNA comes from Spirulina major PCC 6313.
CCAGGCTCCACTATCGACGCGGCTAATCGCTCAATATCACTGTTTGACCGAGTTAAGCAATGCGATCGCTCAGCATCGATCCTTACCCGATCTTTGGGCTTGGGTGGTGGCGGCGGTAACCCAGGCTTGGGACTGCGATCGCGCCATTGTCCGCACCGCCCTCAACAGTTGGGACATTGTCGCCGCCCAGGGTGAACTCACCCCCGACCCGAAATCCTGGTGGTCTGCCGCCCCCCTCGAATGTCCCTTAGATGCCCCGATCCTGTCCCGCTGGCTTGCCATTCTCTACACCGGGCAAGCCTGGCAGCCCGATCCCCACAGTTATTGTGTGCCGATTCAAACCGATCAGGGACTGTGGGGTATGTTCCTGGTGGAGCAGTCCGCCACGGTTCCGGCCTGGACGGCCCAAGAACGCCAGGGGTTAACCCTGGTGGCGCAACAAATGGCGATCGCCCTCCAAGCCCGCACCCCCTCATCCCTCCAGCCGCCGGATCTAGCTCCGCCCCTGTTTCTCCATCATCTGCTGAATAGTGATCCCAATATTGTCTTTGTCAAAGATTGGGATGATCACATCATTTGGGCAAATCAAGCCTTTGCCCAAAAGTATGGCCGTCCCCTAGAAAGCATTATTGGCAAAACCAGCCTCGAACTCGGCCACCATACCCCCGAAGAAGTTCAGGTTTTTGTGGAGCAAAATCATCACGTCATCCGCACCCAAACGGATTTATTGATTCCGGAGGAATGTTGCACCGATGGGCAGGGCAAGCAGCAATGGTGGCAATGGCTGAAACGCCCGTTTTCAATGCTGGGGCAGTCCCAACAGTATGTGTTGGGGATTGGGGTGAATGTGACGCAGCATCGTCATGCAATGTTGGCCTTGCAACGCAGTGAGCGGCGTTATGTGTCTTTGGCGGAATTGGTTCCGGTGGGGATTTTCCATGCTGATCCTCAGGGGCATCTCCATTATGTCAATGAGCAATGGACGGAGATCATGGGAATTCCGGCCATTGAGGCGATTCAAACCCAGTGGTTGTCGTTGGTGGGGGCGGAGGGGGGCGATCGCGACGGCAACCCTTGGCAACCACCCTGTAGCCCAAGCACCACTCTGAAAGCAGAATACCAATATCAACACCCCGACGGTTCCACCCGCTGGCTCTTGGAACAAACGGCCCCGGAACGCAATAGCGAGGGTCAGATCATTGGTTACCTGGGGACGATTATTGACATTAGCGATCGCAAAACCCAAGAAACCCACCTCCAACGCCTCAACCTCGGACTAGAACAACGGGTCAGCGATCGCACCGCCGCCCTGCAATCCACCACCGGCCACCTCATGGCCCTGATTCAAACCCTCCAGATCGGCGTGTTAGCCACCGATGCCACCGCCCAAATCGTCCTCGTCAACAAAGGCTTTCGGGAACTCTTTCCCACCAGTCCCGATCCAGATACCGCCGTCGGTCTGCCCCTGCTCACCTTTCTCACCTCCTGCCAAGACCAATTCCTCACCGCCACCGACTTTATCCAGCATTACCATCACTTTCTCAACAGCCGCCACCACAGCATCCATGCCGAACTCGAACTCTCCACCGGTCAAGTGGTGGAATGGGATTGCGTCCCGATTTTAAGCGAAGATCAGTACCAGGGCAGCCTCTCCATGTATCGGGATATCACCGAACGCAAACAAGTCGAGCGGAGTTTACGGGACAGCGAAGAACGCTTTCGCGCCATGTTTGAGCAGGCGGCCATGGGCATTGCTCAATTGGATTTACAAGGGCGCTTTGTCCAGTTCAACCAGCGTCTGTGTGATATTTTGGGCTATGACGCAGCCACCCTCCGATATCAGCGGCTCCGGGATATTGAGGTGCAGTCCGACTCTCCCGCCCCTCAGGACAATCGCCTAACCCCGACGCAGTGGAATCAGTTTCTCTGTGGCATGCGTGAAACCTATGCCCATGAGCAGAAATATCGGCGGGCGGACGGGAGCTTGGTCTGGGGACACATGATCTTATCTTTAGTGCGCCAAGTGGGAGGGGAGCCGGATTATTTTATTGCGATTTTGGATGATGTGAGCGATCGCAAACAAGCCGAAGCCGAAATCCTCCGCGCCCTCGACACCGAAAAAGAACTCAACGAACTCAAAACCCGGCTCATTGACATGGCCTCCCATGAATTTCGCACCCCCCTCACCACCATCCTCGGCTCGGTCGAACTCCTGCGCCTCTACGGCCAGCAATGGGATGAAACCAAACGCTACAAATACCTCCAACGTCTGCAAGATGCCGGCTTACGGATGAAAGCCCTTGTGGATAATGTCTTAACCGTCAGTCGGGCCAATACCGAACGCCTCACCCTCCGCCCCCATTTTTTTGATGTCATCGAATTCTGCCGCAACCTGATCGACGAGTTAACCATGGGCCAGGGCTGCCAAACCATCGTCTTGCAAACCGAAGGGAGCTTGCGCGATCGCTCCCATTATGTTGTGTATCTTGAAGAACGATTACTCCATCATATTTTGAGTAATTTACTCTATAACGCGATCAAGTATTCTCCCCCGGATAGTCTAATTCAGGTGGGCCTGACGGTTGAGGATCAACGGTTAATTTTCCGGATTGAAGATCAAGGGATTGGCGTTCCCTTTGCGGATCAAGATCGTCTCTTTGATGCCTTTCATCGGGCCCGCAATGTGGGCAAAGTGCCAGGAACTGGACTTGGGCTAAATATCGTCAAAAAATATGTTGAATTGCAGGGGGGGACAATTGTGTTTTGTAGCAAAGAAGGATTTGGCACCACATTTCGTGTTGCTTTGCCACTCATCGAGGAGGTCGCGAAATAGCCATGGATTCATCCCACGTCACAATTTTAATTATTGAAGATGAGGTGTCGATTCGCGAAATTATTGGCGAATGTTTACAGGCGGAAGGATACCAGATCCTAGAAGCGGAGGATGGCTTGGCGGGAGTGCATCAGGCGTTGTTGTGTCAGCCCGATTTGATTCTCTGTGATGTGATGATGCCGAAGTTGGATGGGTATGAAGTGTTGCAACGGCTCCAGGCGAACCAACAGACCCAAAGTATTCCGTTTATTTTTTTGACGGCGAAAGGTGAAAAAGAAAATTTTCGCTATGGGATGGAGTTGGGGGCGGATGACTATTTGACGAAGCCGTTTACGGTGCGGGAGTTGCTGAAGGCAGTGTTAACGCGCCTCCGGAAGCGATCCTCTGTGCTGGACTCCGGCGATCGCGCCCTGACTGCAACGCTGCCAGCCCCCACGCAACAGCGAGTTGGGCGTGATCTCTTGACCAATTTGCCGATGCGCTGGAGTTTGGGGGAGCCGTTCCATCAACTCTATCAAGATTATTTAGGGCAGCAACAGAGACAGGCTCATATTGATTGGTGTTTGCCGTTGTTTTGTCTGAGTTTGGATCGGTTTGAACGGATTACGACCACGTTGGGCTATGACTGTGGGGATCAGTTGTTGCAAGCGGCGGCGTTGCGATTACAGGATTGGGTGGGCGATCGCGGGTTTCTCGCTCGGCTCAGTAGCAGTGCGGAGTTTGCGATTCTGTTTCATCCCTTGCCCTATGACCAAGTGATCGCGTTGTCAGAGCAGGTGTTACAGCGGTTTGCGGAGCCGTTTTTGTTAAATGACCTCACGGTGATTGCGCCGCTGAGTGTGGGGGTGGTGATGGCCCCGGTGCATGGCACGATGTTGAATCCCCTCTTGCAGGCGGCCCGCACGGCGAAACAACAGGCGCAGCAACTCGGCGGCAATCATGCTCAGATGTATCAACCGAGTCCTCAGTATGTGCTGCCCAATGCGAGCGATATGATTGTGCTGGAGACGGATTTACGGTATGCGATCGCCCGCAATGAACTCCGACTCTACTATCAACCCCAAGTCTGTTTAACCAGTGGCGAAATTATCGGGGCCGAAGCCTTAATTCGCTGGCAACATCCCACCCGTGGTTTGATGACACCGGGGCACTTTATTCCCATTGCCGAGGAAACGAATTTAATCGAATCGATCAGCCATTGGGTGGTGCAGCAGGCGACCCAACAGGCGATGCAATGGCGGCAGGCGGGGTTGGGTTCCTTGCGCATGGCGGTGAATATTTCGGCCTGTCATTTTAATCATCCCGACAGTTGCCAACGGTTGATCGATTTGCTGACTCGTGCGATCGCCGACTATGACGCTCTGGAATTAGAAATCACCGAAAGCAGCTTAATGTATGATTCCACCGTCACCGTAGAACGGTTTCATCAACTCAAACGCCTGGGCATGCAGATTGCGATCGATGATTTCGGCACAGGCTATGCCGCCCTCCATTACCTCCAACAATTCCCCTTTGATAGCTTAAAAATTGATCAATGTTTCGTCCAAAACATTGATCAAAACGCTAAAAATCAAGTCATTCTTCGCACGATTTTTGAACTTGCCCAATGCTTAGAACTGCGAGTGGTGGCCGAAGGGGTTGAAACCGCTGCGGAATTGGAGATGCTGCGACGGTATCGGTGCGATGAAATCCAAGGCTACTTGTTTAGCCCGCCGGTTCCTGGCCCGGTCTTTACAGAGTTTCTAGAACAGCATAAAACCTTACCCTTGACGCGGCTGCTGTCCTAAACAGGGGGGTGTATTGTCGTTTGTGACGTTGCACGCTATACCTAAGCTAGGAAATCGCCTCTAGACCTGACACAATGCCAAATTCGCCTCGTTTTATCATCATCGGCGCGATGAAATGCGCCACCAGCAGCCTTTATCAACAGCTAGTGGCTCAACCGGGAATTTTCATGACGACCCCCAAGGAGCCTAACTTTTTCAGTGATGATGATGTCTATGCCCAAGGGATTGAGTGGTATCAGGGCTTGTTTGCCGCTGCGCCGCCTGCGGCCCTCTGTGGAGAAGCGAGCACCCACTACACGAAGCTGCCCACCTATCCCGATGCGATCGCCCGCCTCAAAACCCATCTCGGTACAGATGTGAAGTTGATTTACATGATGCGGCATCCGGTGCAGCGGCTGGTGTCCCACTACATCCACGAATGGACTCAGAAGGTGATCGACACCAAAACCGATATTAATGCCGCGCTGGATCGTCACCCCGAATTGATTGCCTATAGCCAATACAGCCAGCAAATTCGCCCCTATCTGGAAACCTTTGGCCCGGAAAATGTGCTGCCGATTTTCTTTGAGCAGTTGTGTAATGCGCCTCAACAGGAACTGGAGCGGGTCTGCCAATTTATTGGCTATCCGGGGTCGCCACAATGGCAGGAGTTGGAGCGGGATAATGTGTCGAGTCAGCGGCTGCGCAAAAGCCCGTTGCGGGATGCGATCGTCCAAGCGCCGATCTTGAAAACGATCCGCAAACGGCTGATCCCTCAGGCGGCGCGGGACTGGGTGAAAGGGTTGTGGCAAATGAAGCAACGTCCTGAATTAGCTCCGGAGCAGTTGCAACGAGTGACAGAGATTTTTGATCGTGATTTGGCTCAGTTGAATGAGTGGCTGGGGACGGCGTTAACCTGTGCCACGTTTAAGCAGACGGCGCAGGTGAGTCCGGAAGGTTGGCCGGGTTGGGGGTCGTCTGCTGCGGTTCAGGAGTCTTAACGGCAAGGGTGCGATCGCATCACCATCATCAGCAACGGCATAAACGCAGAGGAGAGGATTGAGGACATGGTGGAAACACAAGACCCCATTTTTTTAGTGGGGGCAGAATATTCGGGCACGGTGCTGCTGCGGTTGATGTTGCACAATCACCCCCAAATCACTTGGTGTGATGAGTTTGAATATGCCGTGACCTGGGTGGATCATCAGGGGCGATTTCCGGATTTAGCCACCTACCACGATTGGCTGTCTACCCATCGCATCTTTCAGTCGCGGGGCTTCATCATCGATGTCAACTTGAGTTATCCGGACTTGGTGCATAGCTTTTTAGAACAACAGCGAGAACGGCATCAGAAGCCGATTGTGGGGGCGATCGTCCATGAACATTTTGATCGGCTATTGGCCCTTTGGCCCGCTGCCCGGTTTATTCATCTCGTGCGCGATCCGAGGGATGTGGCCCAGTCCTGTGTAGAAATGGGGGTGGCGGGGAATGCCTGGATGGGGGTACAGCGATGGCTGACGGCGGAATTACTCTGGGAAGGGTTTAGTTTGCAACTGAC
Coding sequences within:
- a CDS encoding PAS domain S-box protein codes for the protein MTELSNAIAQHRSLPDLWAWVVAAVTQAWDCDRAIVRTALNSWDIVAAQGELTPDPKSWWSAAPLECPLDAPILSRWLAILYTGQAWQPDPHSYCVPIQTDQGLWGMFLVEQSATVPAWTAQERQGLTLVAQQMAIALQARTPSSLQPPDLAPPLFLHHLLNSDPNIVFVKDWDDHIIWANQAFAQKYGRPLESIIGKTSLELGHHTPEEVQVFVEQNHHVIRTQTDLLIPEECCTDGQGKQQWWQWLKRPFSMLGQSQQYVLGIGVNVTQHRHAMLALQRSERRYVSLAELVPVGIFHADPQGHLHYVNEQWTEIMGIPAIEAIQTQWLSLVGAEGGDRDGNPWQPPCSPSTTLKAEYQYQHPDGSTRWLLEQTAPERNSEGQIIGYLGTIIDISDRKTQETHLQRLNLGLEQRVSDRTAALQSTTGHLMALIQTLQIGVLATDATAQIVLVNKGFRELFPTSPDPDTAVGLPLLTFLTSCQDQFLTATDFIQHYHHFLNSRHHSIHAELELSTGQVVEWDCVPILSEDQYQGSLSMYRDITERKQVERSLRDSEERFRAMFEQAAMGIAQLDLQGRFVQFNQRLCDILGYDAATLRYQRLRDIEVQSDSPAPQDNRLTPTQWNQFLCGMRETYAHEQKYRRADGSLVWGHMILSLVRQVGGEPDYFIAILDDVSDRKQAEAEILRALDTEKELNELKTRLIDMASHEFRTPLTTILGSVELLRLYGQQWDETKRYKYLQRLQDAGLRMKALVDNVLTVSRANTERLTLRPHFFDVIEFCRNLIDELTMGQGCQTIVLQTEGSLRDRSHYVVYLEERLLHHILSNLLYNAIKYSPPDSLIQVGLTVEDQRLIFRIEDQGIGVPFADQDRLFDAFHRARNVGKVPGTGLGLNIVKKYVELQGGTIVFCSKEGFGTTFRVALPLIEEVAK
- a CDS encoding EAL domain-containing response regulator, whose translation is MDSSHVTILIIEDEVSIREIIGECLQAEGYQILEAEDGLAGVHQALLCQPDLILCDVMMPKLDGYEVLQRLQANQQTQSIPFIFLTAKGEKENFRYGMELGADDYLTKPFTVRELLKAVLTRLRKRSSVLDSGDRALTATLPAPTQQRVGRDLLTNLPMRWSLGEPFHQLYQDYLGQQQRQAHIDWCLPLFCLSLDRFERITTTLGYDCGDQLLQAAALRLQDWVGDRGFLARLSSSAEFAILFHPLPYDQVIALSEQVLQRFAEPFLLNDLTVIAPLSVGVVMAPVHGTMLNPLLQAARTAKQQAQQLGGNHAQMYQPSPQYVLPNASDMIVLETDLRYAIARNELRLYYQPQVCLTSGEIIGAEALIRWQHPTRGLMTPGHFIPIAEETNLIESISHWVVQQATQQAMQWRQAGLGSLRMAVNISACHFNHPDSCQRLIDLLTRAIADYDALELEITESSLMYDSTVTVERFHQLKRLGMQIAIDDFGTGYAALHYLQQFPFDSLKIDQCFVQNIDQNAKNQVILRTIFELAQCLELRVVAEGVETAAELEMLRRYRCDEIQGYLFSPPVPGPVFTEFLEQHKTLPLTRLLS
- a CDS encoding sulfotransferase family protein, encoding MPNSPRFIIIGAMKCATSSLYQQLVAQPGIFMTTPKEPNFFSDDDVYAQGIEWYQGLFAAAPPAALCGEASTHYTKLPTYPDAIARLKTHLGTDVKLIYMMRHPVQRLVSHYIHEWTQKVIDTKTDINAALDRHPELIAYSQYSQQIRPYLETFGPENVLPIFFEQLCNAPQQELERVCQFIGYPGSPQWQELERDNVSSQRLRKSPLRDAIVQAPILKTIRKRLIPQAARDWVKGLWQMKQRPELAPEQLQRVTEIFDRDLAQLNEWLGTALTCATFKQTAQVSPEGWPGWGSSAAVQES
- a CDS encoding sulfotransferase family protein, with amino-acid sequence MVETQDPIFLVGAEYSGTVLLRLMLHNHPQITWCDEFEYAVTWVDHQGRFPDLATYHDWLSTHRIFQSRGFIIDVNLSYPDLVHSFLEQQRERHQKPIVGAIVHEHFDRLLALWPAARFIHLVRDPRDVAQSCVEMGVAGNAWMGVQRWLTAELLWEGFSLQLTSDRFIEVRYEDLMADHLTVLNDLCTFIGVPYSDAMLRYPDYSDYELPTPAGLQAWQQTLSPDGVRQVETRVGDLLSLRGYEPSGLTPLSLNTYKRLALTVESWWKRVQFRIHRYGLKLFIADFFTRRLGLKELHRPIQYELNEIDRHYLKKSWR